One window of the Klebsiella oxytoca genome contains the following:
- a CDS encoding ABC transporter ATP-binding protein, producing the protein MIELAVENLHLTYGDNPVLKGVSMELRRGEVVSLLGPSGSGKTTLLRAVAGLEKPTSGNITIGKTRVYDGNPRSEIPAEERNLGLVFQSYALWPHKTVFDNVAYPLKLRNVASAEIKQRVQTVLDQLGLGHLGNRHPHQLSGGQQQRVAIGRALVYNPPVILLDEPLSNLDAKLREEARVFLRELIVKLGLSALMVTHDQNEAMAISDRILLLNNGVIEQQGTPQEMYGSPRTLFAAEFMGSNNRLHGTVTTLENGRARIEGASWALWGMAGEGVSVGEEATAVIRVERLRLATSPDDNTLELPLLTSMYLGDRWEYLFRTKGDDFAIRAYGSALRDAEHCYLSLPVSDLWIFPKR; encoded by the coding sequence ATGATTGAATTAGCGGTAGAAAACCTGCATCTGACCTACGGGGACAATCCGGTGCTGAAGGGCGTTTCCATGGAGCTCCGGCGCGGAGAAGTGGTTTCGCTGCTCGGGCCGTCGGGCAGCGGAAAAACCACGCTGCTGCGGGCGGTCGCCGGTCTGGAGAAGCCGACCAGCGGCAATATCACCATTGGCAAAACCCGCGTTTATGACGGCAATCCGCGTAGCGAAATTCCGGCGGAGGAGCGCAACCTGGGGCTGGTGTTTCAATCCTATGCGCTGTGGCCGCATAAAACGGTATTTGATAACGTCGCTTACCCGCTGAAGCTGCGCAATGTTGCCTCCGCGGAGATTAAGCAGCGGGTGCAGACCGTACTTGACCAACTGGGGCTGGGACACCTTGGCAATCGCCATCCGCACCAGCTCTCCGGCGGGCAGCAGCAGCGCGTGGCCATCGGTCGGGCGCTGGTTTATAACCCGCCGGTGATTCTGCTGGATGAGCCGCTGTCGAACCTTGATGCTAAGCTGCGGGAAGAGGCGCGGGTCTTTTTGCGCGAGCTGATCGTTAAGCTGGGGCTGTCGGCGCTGATGGTGACGCACGATCAGAATGAAGCGATGGCGATTTCCGACCGCATTCTGCTGCTCAATAACGGGGTGATTGAACAGCAGGGAACGCCGCAGGAGATGTACGGCAGCCCGAGAACGCTGTTCGCCGCCGAGTTTATGGGCAGTAATAATCGTCTGCATGGTACCGTGACTACCCTGGAGAACGGTCGGGCGCGAATAGAAGGTGCCAGCTGGGCGCTGTGGGGAATGGCCGGGGAAGGGGTCAGCGTAGGGGAAGAGGCGACGGCGGTGATCCGCGTTGAACGCCTGCGTCTGGCGACCTCGCCCGATGACAATACGCTGGAGCTACCGCTGCTGACCAGTATGTACCTTGGCGACCGCTGGGAATACCTGTTCCGCACCAAAGGCGATGATTTCGCCATTCGCGCGTACGGCAGCGCGCTGCGCGATGCTGAACATTGCTATCTTTCATTACCCGTCAGCGATCTGTGGATCTTCCCTAAACGCTAA
- a CDS encoding ABC transporter permease — MNVLRRKWQGLPRGIVVLITALAIYVPLLFIVVQSFLSAPFFARSKSFSLEAFEFIFTDPDFYLALKSGFILAFGLVAIAIPLGGILAFLMVRTDLPGRRFIEPLILVPIFVSPMVLGFGYVVAAGPVGFFSQWAEQLIGFVPWNIYSMFSIVVIAGLTHVPHAYLYISSALRSVGSDVEEAARTVGASPLQVMTSVSLPMVRPSILYACVLLFFLGLEVFGLMLVLGDPEGNMVLATYLYKLTNKLGTPSYHLMAAVAVVLICITIPLVMLQRRLMRTANRFVTMKGKASQARALPLGKWRWVAGLVVVAWLTVTIGVPLIGVALRAFISNWGVGVPLWDELSLATFRNIWQQPNLLRAIVNSMAIGVIGGALAVVCYLFVGIAMHRKPDNVTRFLDYSVLVPRAVPGLLAGLAFLWVFLFLPMWLDQSLKNGWLSALPVADWLREHLIVQLRALRNTIFSVWLAYTVVWMAYGLRLISSTLLQVAPELEEAARSTGASRGQITRHVTVPLSRYGLIGSWLLMFLIFEREYSTGVYLLSPGTETIGSMLVSLWAAGAIDIVAALSFINILLVVVGLGIALRFGVKLHD, encoded by the coding sequence ATGAATGTTTTGCGTCGAAAATGGCAGGGTTTGCCGCGCGGTATCGTGGTATTGATTACGGCGCTGGCGATATATGTCCCGCTGTTATTTATTGTGGTGCAGAGTTTTCTCTCGGCACCTTTTTTTGCCCGCTCGAAGTCATTCAGCCTTGAAGCCTTCGAATTTATTTTTACCGATCCGGATTTTTATCTGGCGCTAAAGTCCGGCTTTATTCTCGCCTTCGGGTTGGTGGCGATTGCCATTCCCCTCGGTGGGATCCTCGCTTTTTTGATGGTGCGCACCGACTTACCGGGACGGCGGTTTATTGAGCCGCTGATTCTGGTGCCGATTTTTGTTTCGCCGATGGTACTGGGCTTTGGTTATGTGGTGGCTGCGGGGCCGGTGGGCTTCTTTTCACAATGGGCTGAACAGCTGATCGGTTTTGTGCCATGGAATATCTATTCGATGTTCAGCATCGTGGTCATTGCCGGACTGACGCACGTCCCTCATGCCTATCTCTATATCTCTTCCGCGCTGCGCAGCGTCGGATCCGATGTCGAGGAGGCGGCGCGGACGGTGGGCGCATCGCCGCTGCAGGTGATGACGTCGGTAAGTCTGCCGATGGTGCGTCCATCAATACTCTATGCCTGCGTGCTGCTGTTTTTCCTCGGTCTGGAAGTATTTGGCCTGATGCTGGTGCTGGGGGATCCGGAAGGCAATATGGTGCTGGCGACCTACCTTTATAAACTCACCAACAAGCTGGGTACGCCTTCCTATCACCTGATGGCGGCGGTGGCGGTAGTACTGATTTGCATCACCATTCCGCTGGTGATGCTCCAGCGTCGTCTGATGCGCACCGCAAACCGGTTTGTCACCATGAAGGGTAAAGCATCCCAGGCCCGGGCGCTGCCGCTGGGGAAATGGCGCTGGGTGGCCGGGCTAGTTGTGGTGGCATGGTTAACCGTTACCATCGGCGTGCCGCTGATTGGCGTAGCGCTGCGGGCTTTTATTTCGAACTGGGGGGTGGGCGTTCCGCTGTGGGATGAGCTTTCGCTGGCGACGTTCCGCAACATCTGGCAGCAGCCGAATTTGCTGCGCGCTATCGTCAACTCCATGGCGATCGGGGTGATAGGCGGCGCGCTGGCGGTGGTCTGCTATCTGTTCGTGGGTATCGCAATGCATCGCAAGCCGGACAACGTCACGCGCTTTCTTGACTACAGCGTGCTGGTACCGCGCGCGGTACCGGGACTGCTGGCCGGGCTGGCGTTTTTGTGGGTGTTTCTGTTTTTGCCGATGTGGCTGGATCAGTCGCTGAAAAACGGCTGGCTCTCGGCGCTGCCGGTAGCCGACTGGCTGCGTGAGCATCTGATTGTTCAGCTGCGCGCGCTGCGCAATACCATTTTTAGCGTCTGGCTGGCCTATACCGTGGTGTGGATGGCCTACGGCCTGCGGCTTATCTCCTCGACGCTGCTGCAGGTGGCGCCGGAGCTGGAGGAAGCCGCGCGCAGTACCGGCGCATCGCGAGGGCAGATAACCCGCCATGTTACGGTGCCGCTGTCGCGCTACGGCCTGATTGGTTCATGGCTGCTGATGTTTCTTATCTTCGAGCGCGAATATTCCACCGGGGTGTATCTGCTCTCACCGGGAACGGAAACGATCGGTTCGATGCTGGTGTCGCTGTGGGCGGCGGGGGCTATCGATATCGTTGCCGCGCTCTCTTTTATCAATATCCTGCTGGTGGTCGTCGGCCTGGGTATCGCCCTGCGCTTTGGAGTGAAATTACATGATTGA
- a CDS encoding ABC transporter substrate-binding protein — translation MCMKINGLVISLTALFSGQAFAAVPQGYPADYQKVVDAGIKEGKVVIYSTTDTKAAGLLIKGFEEQYPGIKVEYNDMNSTELYNRYISEQAAGGGSGDVVWSSSMDTALKLATDYAEEYASPEMDKLPKWAVWQQKAYGTTYEPVVFIYNKRLIPQGDVPDSHTALAKLITGQADKFKGKVTTYDIEKSGLGFMLAVQDSKADANYFTDLAGIAKGGLTVQSSTGTMMERVSSGENLIGYNILGSYAEARAKNDPSLGISYPKDYVLVLSRVSFITAEAGHLNAAKLWLDYVLSEKGQSILANQADIPSLRNDIEGKNDIDGMTKMLGSALKPIPVDETLLEYLEPKQRLEFIKQWRTAAAK, via the coding sequence ATGTGTATGAAAATTAATGGTCTGGTGATTTCACTGACGGCATTATTCTCCGGTCAGGCCTTTGCTGCGGTTCCTCAGGGCTATCCGGCGGATTATCAAAAAGTGGTGGACGCCGGGATTAAAGAGGGCAAAGTCGTTATCTATTCAACGACTGATACCAAGGCCGCAGGCCTGTTAATTAAAGGCTTCGAAGAGCAATATCCCGGCATTAAAGTTGAATATAACGATATGAACAGTACTGAATTGTACAACCGTTATATCAGCGAGCAGGCTGCGGGCGGCGGTAGCGGCGATGTGGTCTGGAGTTCTTCCATGGATACGGCGCTGAAGCTTGCCACCGACTACGCTGAGGAGTACGCCTCGCCGGAGATGGATAAGCTGCCGAAATGGGCGGTCTGGCAGCAAAAAGCCTACGGTACCACCTATGAGCCGGTGGTCTTTATCTACAATAAACGACTGATCCCGCAGGGGGATGTGCCGGATTCCCATACTGCGCTGGCGAAGCTTATCACCGGCCAGGCCGATAAGTTTAAAGGTAAGGTCACCACCTACGATATCGAAAAATCGGGGCTGGGGTTTATGCTGGCGGTACAGGACAGCAAAGCCGATGCCAACTACTTTACCGATTTAGCTGGAATAGCTAAAGGCGGGCTGACCGTGCAATCGTCTACCGGGACCATGATGGAACGCGTCTCCTCCGGTGAAAACCTGATTGGTTACAACATTCTCGGCTCATACGCCGAAGCGCGGGCAAAAAACGATCCTTCGCTCGGGATCTCCTATCCGAAGGATTATGTGCTGGTGCTCTCAAGGGTCTCTTTCATTACCGCAGAAGCCGGACATCTGAATGCGGCGAAGCTGTGGTTGGATTACGTGTTGTCGGAAAAGGGGCAAAGTATCCTGGCAAATCAGGCCGATATTCCCTCGCTGCGTAATGATATCGAAGGGAAAAATGATATCGACGGTATGACCAAAATGCTCGGTAGCGCGCTGAAGCCAATTCCGGTCGATGAAACGCTGCTGGAATATCTTGAGCCGAAACAGCGTCTGGAATTTATCAAACAGTGGCGCACAGCCGCGGCGAAATAA
- a CDS encoding malate/lactate/ureidoglycolate dehydrogenase → MQTGHRFQATDLHQFVKTLFTHMGSSPTEASLIADHLIAANLAGHDSHGVGMIPSYVRSHALGYLQLNQHATVMKDAGAVVTLDGNGGFGQVVAHEAMQTGIEKAKQHGMAAVALRNAHHIGRIGYWAEQCAAAGMISIHFVNVVGNLMVAPFRGKDSRFGTNPLCVVFPRAGHPPLLLDYATSAIAFGKTRVAWHKGVPVPPGSLIDAHGVPTTDPAVMQTSPLGALLTFAEHKGYALAALCEVIGGAVSGGKTSHKETLQGSVDAIFNCMTTIILSPEAFDAPDMQRETEAFIEWCKQSPHEPDAPILAPGEWEEANRQQRLAEGIPLDAGSWQAICAAAEEVGLPADTLAQLRHKLA, encoded by the coding sequence GTGCAAACAGGACATCGCTTCCAGGCCACGGATCTGCATCAATTTGTTAAAACTCTTTTTACCCATATGGGAAGTTCTCCCACCGAAGCGTCGCTTATCGCCGACCATCTGATTGCCGCCAACCTGGCCGGACACGATTCCCACGGCGTCGGCATGATCCCAAGCTACGTCCGCTCTCACGCCCTCGGCTACCTCCAGCTTAACCAGCACGCCACGGTGATGAAGGACGCCGGAGCGGTAGTGACCCTCGACGGCAACGGCGGATTCGGCCAGGTTGTGGCCCATGAAGCGATGCAGACAGGCATCGAGAAAGCGAAACAGCACGGTATGGCCGCCGTCGCGCTGCGCAATGCGCACCATATTGGCCGCATCGGCTACTGGGCGGAACAATGTGCCGCCGCCGGGATGATCTCTATCCACTTCGTTAACGTCGTCGGCAACCTTATGGTCGCCCCGTTCCGCGGTAAAGACAGCCGCTTCGGTACTAACCCGCTATGCGTGGTTTTCCCGCGCGCAGGCCATCCGCCGCTGCTGCTGGATTACGCTACCAGCGCCATCGCTTTCGGTAAAACCCGCGTCGCCTGGCACAAAGGCGTCCCGGTACCGCCGGGTTCGCTGATCGACGCTCACGGCGTCCCCACCACCGATCCAGCGGTGATGCAGACTTCACCGCTGGGCGCGCTGCTGACCTTTGCTGAACACAAAGGCTACGCGCTGGCGGCGCTGTGCGAAGTTATCGGCGGCGCGGTATCCGGCGGGAAAACCTCCCACAAAGAGACTCTGCAGGGCAGCGTTGACGCCATTTTCAACTGTATGACCACCATTATTCTTAGCCCGGAAGCGTTCGACGCGCCGGATATGCAGCGCGAGACCGAAGCGTTTATCGAATGGTGCAAACAGTCGCCGCACGAGCCGGACGCGCCGATCCTCGCCCCGGGTGAGTGGGAGGAGGCTAACCGTCAGCAGCGTCTGGCGGAGGGCATACCGCTGGACGCCGGAAGCTGGCAGGCGATTTGCGCCGCCGCCGAGGAGGTGGGCCTGCCCGCCGACACCCTCGCGCAGCTTCGCCATAAGCTGGCCTGA
- the fdhF gene encoding formate dehydrogenase subunit alpha → MKKITSVCPYCGAGCKLKLVVENNKIIRAEAADGVTNQNQLCLKGYYGWDFLNDTQLLTPRLRQPMIRYQKGGKFTPVSWDEAIRYTAKKLREIKEKYGPRAIMTTGSSRGTGNETNYVMQKFARGVLHTNNVDCCARVCHGPSVAGLQLTLGNGAMSNSISDIENSKCLLVFGYNCADSHPIVARRVIKARENGAKIIVCDPRRIETARIADRHLQLNNGSNMALVNAFAHVLLEEELYNHAYVERFTEGLDAYREMVKDYAPEAVEEIVGVPAAEIRQAMRMFAAAPSATIMWGMGVTQFGQAVDVVRGLASLALLTGNLGRANVGVGPVRGQNNVQGACDMGVLPNMFPGYQDVTDASVRAKFAKAWGIDPALMDDKVGTRITEVPHKALSGEIKAYYIMGEDPLQTEADLGLVRKGIAALDFVVVQDIFMTKTAEIADVLLPATSWGEHGGVFTCADRGFQRFEQAVIATGNVKRDWEIISLLASEMGYPMHYDNNQQIWDEMRELCPLFYGVTYEKMGDMNHVQWPCPTLDHPGTPWLYKDNLFDTPTGKGQLFAAPWRAQAEMPDETYPLVLCTVREVGHYSCRSMTGNCAALQSLADEPGRVQINRTDAQRLGIADQQLVWVSSRRGKVISRADISDRINPGAVYMTYQWWIGACNELTQDNLDPISKTPETKYCAVKVEAIADQRWAEQYAWNSYSEMKARLKAAVHG, encoded by the coding sequence ATGAAAAAAATCACGAGCGTTTGCCCTTATTGCGGGGCCGGTTGCAAACTTAAGCTGGTCGTTGAGAACAATAAAATTATTCGTGCCGAAGCCGCTGATGGCGTCACCAACCAGAATCAGCTGTGTCTGAAAGGCTATTACGGCTGGGATTTTCTCAACGACACCCAGTTGCTGACGCCCCGCCTGCGGCAACCGATGATTCGCTATCAGAAAGGCGGTAAATTCACCCCGGTCAGCTGGGATGAAGCTATCCGCTATACGGCGAAAAAACTGCGTGAAATAAAGGAGAAATATGGCCCGCGCGCCATTATGACCACCGGTTCATCCCGCGGCACCGGCAATGAAACCAACTATGTGATGCAGAAGTTCGCTCGCGGCGTGCTCCACACCAATAACGTCGACTGCTGCGCCCGCGTCTGCCACGGCCCGTCGGTGGCCGGTCTGCAGCTGACGCTTGGTAACGGCGCGATGAGCAACTCGATTAGCGATATTGAAAACTCAAAATGCCTGCTGGTCTTCGGCTATAACTGCGCCGACTCCCACCCTATCGTTGCCCGCCGGGTGATTAAAGCCCGGGAAAACGGCGCGAAAATCATCGTCTGCGATCCGCGCCGTATCGAAACCGCCCGCATCGCCGATCGCCATTTACAGCTCAACAACGGCAGCAATATGGCGCTGGTCAACGCCTTCGCCCACGTCCTGCTGGAGGAAGAATTATATAACCACGCTTACGTCGAGCGCTTTACCGAAGGGCTGGATGCCTATCGTGAGATGGTTAAAGACTATGCGCCGGAAGCCGTCGAAGAGATAGTCGGCGTGCCGGCCGCTGAAATTCGCCAGGCGATGCGCATGTTTGCCGCCGCGCCTTCCGCCACCATTATGTGGGGCATGGGGGTGACCCAGTTCGGTCAGGCGGTGGATGTGGTCAGAGGGCTGGCAAGTCTGGCGCTGTTAACCGGCAATCTGGGACGCGCCAACGTCGGCGTCGGCCCGGTGCGCGGGCAAAACAACGTCCAGGGCGCCTGCGATATGGGCGTGCTGCCGAATATGTTCCCCGGCTACCAGGACGTCACCGACGCCAGCGTACGCGCCAAATTCGCCAAAGCCTGGGGCATTGACCCGGCGCTTATGGACGACAAGGTCGGAACCCGCATCACCGAAGTGCCGCATAAAGCGCTGAGCGGCGAGATCAAAGCCTACTACATTATGGGCGAAGATCCGCTGCAGACCGAAGCTGACCTTGGCCTGGTGCGCAAGGGAATAGCAGCGCTCGATTTTGTGGTGGTGCAGGATATCTTTATGACCAAAACCGCAGAAATCGCCGATGTGCTGCTGCCCGCCACCTCCTGGGGCGAACACGGCGGCGTGTTTACCTGCGCCGACCGCGGATTCCAGCGCTTCGAACAGGCGGTTATCGCTACCGGCAACGTTAAGCGCGACTGGGAAATCATCAGCCTGCTGGCCAGCGAGATGGGCTATCCGATGCATTACGACAACAACCAGCAGATCTGGGACGAAATGCGCGAGCTCTGCCCGCTGTTCTACGGCGTCACTTATGAAAAAATGGGCGATATGAACCACGTACAGTGGCCGTGTCCGACGCTGGATCATCCCGGTACCCCGTGGCTGTATAAAGATAATCTCTTCGACACGCCGACCGGCAAAGGCCAGCTGTTCGCCGCCCCGTGGCGCGCGCAGGCCGAAATGCCGGATGAGACGTATCCGCTGGTGCTGTGTACCGTGCGCGAAGTCGGCCACTACTCGTGTCGTTCAATGACCGGTAACTGCGCGGCTCTGCAGTCGCTGGCCGATGAACCGGGCCGGGTGCAAATCAATCGTACCGACGCGCAGCGCCTCGGTATCGCCGACCAGCAGCTGGTGTGGGTCAGCTCGCGGCGCGGGAAGGTGATCAGCCGAGCCGACATCAGCGATCGTATTAACCCAGGCGCAGTGTATATGACCTATCAGTGGTGGATAGGCGCCTGTAACGAGCTGACGCAGGATAACCTCGATCCGATTTCAAAAACGCCGGAAACCAAATACTGCGCGGTGAAGGTAGAGGCGATTGCCGATCAGCGCTGGGCCGAGCAGTACGCGTGGAACAGCTACAGCGAGATGAAAGCCCGCCTGAAAGCGGCGGTGCACGGGTAA
- a CDS encoding M20 aminoacylase family protein produces the protein MAVSSSLIAEAIRWRRDFHACPELGYQEQETSRRVAELLASFGLPVYRGLAGTGVVATLENGPGPVIGLRADMDALPITELGDVSYKSRNPGVMHACGHDGHSAMLLATAAHLAQTRRFRGTVHFIFQPAEENLGGARKMVEDGLFERFPMDAIYALHNWPGMPLGQVAINSGAMMASLDAFEITLTGKSCHAAMPERGADPIVAAAQLIMALQTIPSRRLSPQESTVVSITQIVGGEAINVLPDKVVLRGTFRCLNNQVRDRVRGLIESYVAAQPQVSDVEGKISWYPGYPVTTNHPAEAQKVRDVARELLGESAVIWNGNPSMASEDFACMLEVCPGAYFWIGTDGETPSKPLHNAGYDFNDELIPHGVALWTALVEKLLA, from the coding sequence ATGGCAGTATCCTCTTCACTGATCGCTGAGGCCATTCGCTGGCGACGTGATTTTCATGCTTGCCCTGAGCTGGGGTATCAGGAACAGGAAACCTCGCGCCGGGTGGCTGAGCTGCTCGCCTCATTTGGGCTTCCGGTGTATCGCGGGCTGGCGGGTACCGGGGTGGTGGCGACGCTGGAGAACGGCCCAGGTCCGGTGATTGGCCTGCGGGCCGATATGGACGCGCTGCCGATAACTGAACTGGGCGATGTCAGCTATAAATCGCGAAATCCGGGCGTGATGCACGCCTGCGGCCATGATGGTCACAGCGCGATGCTGCTGGCGACAGCGGCGCATCTGGCACAAACCCGCCGCTTTCGCGGCACCGTTCACTTTATCTTTCAGCCCGCCGAGGAGAACCTGGGCGGCGCGCGCAAAATGGTGGAGGACGGGCTGTTTGAGCGCTTCCCGATGGATGCCATTTACGCGCTGCATAACTGGCCGGGTATGCCGCTGGGCCAGGTGGCGATTAACAGCGGGGCAATGATGGCCTCTCTCGATGCGTTTGAAATCACTCTGACCGGCAAGAGCTGCCACGCGGCGATGCCGGAGCGCGGAGCCGATCCGATTGTCGCCGCGGCGCAGCTGATTATGGCGTTGCAAACCATACCTTCCCGCCGCCTGTCGCCGCAGGAGTCAACGGTGGTGAGCATTACCCAGATTGTCGGCGGCGAGGCGATTAACGTGCTGCCGGACAAAGTCGTGCTGCGCGGAACCTTCCGCTGCCTCAACAACCAGGTGCGGGATCGGGTGAGGGGGCTTATTGAGAGCTATGTCGCCGCCCAGCCGCAGGTGTCGGACGTGGAAGGCAAAATCTCCTGGTATCCCGGTTATCCGGTGACCACTAACCACCCGGCAGAAGCGCAAAAGGTTCGCGACGTGGCGCGCGAGCTGCTGGGTGAGTCGGCGGTGATATGGAACGGTAATCCGTCCATGGCGTCGGAAGATTTCGCCTGCATGCTGGAGGTCTGCCCGGGCGCCTATTTCTGGATCGGCACCGATGGCGAGACGCCTTCAAAGCCGCTGCATAATGCTGGCTATGATTTTAACGATGAACTGATTCCGCACGGCGTGGCGCTGTGGACGGCGCTGGTGGAAAAGCTGCTGGCGTAA
- a CDS encoding MFS transporter: MFNPEQNRLAPTLAMIMAASLVGFITGYTVPLISLELAQQQIDTIYVGLLAALPPAGMMISSFLSPALCRRFEMGLLLSVSLVALAAATIASCLSFDMIHLLLPRLVTGLASGMIIVIDESWITGGAAGKNRATLTGIYASAFTGCQLAGPLLISAGEAYQSWTLLLVGLVTLACLLMLRHLPSGSRERLAERASWRSLGAFLPVLASGVFCFAFFDASILALLPLYGMDKGLSEVTAVLLVTVVLTGDAVFQAPLGWIADRFGIRRVHLTCAVVFCLALLALPFLLASHIQLIVGCLLLGAAAGALYTLSLVRAGKTFSGQKLIMINALLGFFWSAGSVAGPVVSGLLISVSGYDGLLITLFASGALFLLIQCLGKNEKALLANEREREEEMDDISEAAQ, translated from the coding sequence ATGTTCAACCCAGAGCAGAATCGCCTTGCCCCCACGCTGGCGATGATCATGGCGGCTTCATTAGTGGGATTTATCACCGGATACACGGTGCCTTTAATCAGTCTTGAGCTGGCCCAACAGCAAATAGATACCATTTACGTCGGCCTGCTGGCCGCGCTACCGCCAGCGGGGATGATGATCTCCTCCTTCCTCTCACCTGCGCTGTGCCGGCGCTTCGAGATGGGGCTTCTGCTCTCCGTTAGCCTGGTGGCGCTGGCGGCGGCTACGATCGCCTCCTGCCTGTCGTTTGATATGATTCATCTCCTGCTACCGCGTCTGGTTACCGGCCTGGCTTCGGGGATGATTATTGTTATTGACGAAAGCTGGATTACCGGCGGCGCGGCGGGTAAGAATCGGGCAACGCTGACCGGTATTTATGCTTCCGCCTTTACCGGCTGCCAGCTGGCGGGGCCGCTGCTGATCTCCGCCGGAGAGGCGTATCAATCCTGGACCCTGCTGCTTGTCGGGCTGGTGACCCTCGCCTGCCTGCTGATGCTGCGTCATCTGCCTTCCGGCAGCCGCGAGCGGCTTGCTGAGCGCGCCAGCTGGCGCAGCCTCGGCGCCTTTTTACCGGTGCTGGCTTCCGGCGTCTTCTGTTTTGCCTTTTTTGATGCCAGCATTCTGGCGCTGCTGCCGTTGTATGGGATGGATAAAGGGCTAAGTGAAGTCACGGCGGTGCTGCTGGTAACGGTGGTATTGACCGGCGACGCCGTATTCCAGGCGCCGCTGGGCTGGATTGCCGACCGCTTCGGCATCCGCCGCGTACATCTGACCTGCGCGGTGGTCTTCTGCCTCGCCCTGCTGGCCCTGCCGTTTCTACTGGCGTCGCATATCCAGCTGATTGTCGGCTGCCTGCTTCTCGGCGCCGCGGCGGGGGCGCTCTATACTCTGTCGCTGGTTCGCGCCGGGAAAACCTTCTCCGGGCAGAAGCTGATTATGATCAACGCCCTGCTGGGGTTCTTTTGGTCTGCGGGCAGCGTGGCTGGCCCGGTGGTCAGCGGTTTGCTAATCAGCGTTTCGGGCTATGACGGCCTGCTGATTACGCTGTTTGCCAGCGGCGCGCTGTTCCTGCTGATTCAGTGCCTGGGTAAAAACGAAAAAGCGCTGCTGGCCAACGAACGCGAGCGCGAAGAAGAGATGGACGATATTAGCGAGGCGGCGCAGTAG
- a CDS encoding amino acid ABC transporter ATP-binding protein: MIHINNLHKRFGDSHVLRGISCDIKPQEVVCIIGPSGSGKSTFLRCMNALETVSEGEVEVNGFAVHDRATNLNKMRESVGMVFQRFNLFPHKTVLENLIMAPMSLRGMPRAEATHLAEELLAKVGLSDKRDAWPSSLSGGQQQRVAIARALAMKPSIMLFDEPTSALDPELVGDVLEVMKNLASEGMTMVIVTHEMGFAREVADRVIFIDQGIIQEEGKPAQIFGAPTNPRTAEFLSKVL; the protein is encoded by the coding sequence GTGATTCACATTAACAATCTGCACAAGCGCTTCGGCGACAGCCACGTTCTGCGCGGCATCAGCTGCGACATCAAGCCGCAGGAAGTGGTTTGCATTATTGGCCCGTCCGGTTCCGGAAAAAGCACCTTTCTGCGCTGCATGAACGCGCTGGAAACCGTCAGCGAAGGCGAGGTTGAGGTGAACGGCTTTGCCGTCCACGATCGCGCCACCAACCTTAATAAGATGCGGGAAAGCGTCGGTATGGTTTTTCAGCGTTTTAATCTGTTTCCGCATAAAACGGTGCTGGAAAACCTGATTATGGCCCCGATGAGCCTGCGCGGTATGCCGCGAGCGGAGGCGACGCATCTGGCGGAAGAGCTGCTGGCGAAGGTTGGGCTGAGCGACAAGCGTGACGCCTGGCCCTCCAGCCTCTCAGGCGGCCAGCAGCAGCGCGTGGCCATCGCGCGGGCGCTGGCGATGAAGCCATCGATTATGCTGTTCGATGAGCCCACCTCGGCGCTCGATCCTGAGCTGGTGGGCGACGTGCTGGAGGTGATGAAAAATCTCGCCAGCGAAGGGATGACGATGGTTATTGTGACCCACGAAATGGGCTTTGCCCGCGAAGTGGCCGACCGGGTTATTTTTATCGACCAGGGCATCATTCAGGAAGAGGGTAAACCGGCGCAGATCTTTGGCGCGCCGACTAACCCGCGTACCGCCGAGTTTTTGAGTAAAGTGCTGTAA